The following coding sequences are from one Pseudomonadota bacterium window:
- a CDS encoding arpA protein, whose translation MKCRDIINHPLFPIDELDNPLRRNAVQCVRDELAEDGCAVIRHFFSEAGLDALVAEADERKPYAYYSPNKSCNVYLNEGNANLPDDHPVNVLLPRTNGFVRSDEFGEETASHQLYYWEPLKRFLADCLEKDNLHIYEDPISNMIVNVGQPGEEFNWHFDTNEFTITMLLRPAREGGHFEYVPGLRTEDDERYHDVKQVLEGDRSRVRQLALHAGDLQFFLGRFALHRVTKNTGDADRLVLIMSFADAPGMVGSKARVMNLYGKTTDAHEQRRVFADGLSD comes from the coding sequence ATGAAATGCCGTGACATTATCAATCATCCGCTGTTTCCCATCGATGAACTCGATAACCCGTTGCGGCGGAACGCGGTCCAGTGTGTCCGCGACGAACTCGCCGAGGATGGCTGCGCGGTAATTCGCCACTTCTTTAGCGAAGCCGGACTGGACGCGCTAGTCGCCGAAGCCGACGAGCGTAAGCCTTACGCGTATTACTCGCCCAACAAGTCGTGCAACGTCTATCTAAACGAGGGCAACGCCAATTTACCCGATGACCATCCCGTCAACGTTCTGCTACCCCGCACCAATGGCTTTGTCCGGTCGGATGAATTTGGCGAAGAAACCGCGTCGCACCAACTGTATTACTGGGAACCGCTAAAACGCTTTCTCGCCGATTGTTTGGAAAAAGACAACTTGCATATCTATGAAGACCCAATCTCCAACATGATCGTGAATGTGGGTCAGCCCGGCGAGGAATTCAATTGGCATTTCGACACCAATGAATTCACCATCACCATGCTGCTGCGCCCCGCACGTGAAGGCGGACACTTCGAGTACGTGCCCGGCCTTCGCACCGAAGACGACGAGCGTTACCACGACGTAAAGCAGGTGCTTGAGGGCGATCGAAGCCGCGTAAGGCAACTCGCGCTTCATGCCGGCGACCTTCAGTTCTTTCTTGGTCGATTTGCGCTGCATCGAGTCACGAAAAATACCGGCGATGCCGACCGCCTTGTGCTCATCATGTCGTTTGCCGATGCGCCGGGAATGGTCGGCAGCAAGGCGCGCGTTATGAATTTATACGGTAAGACAACGGATGCACATGAACAGCGACGAGTG